The window GTCAACCCAGGCAAGTTCAAAGGCCACCAGCGCCAGCGCGAGGTTCTTGGGGCCGGCGATGAAGCCGCCGTGCTCGGGGTCCATGAAGACGGCGGTGATGCCCGCGGCGTCGTAGGCCTGAAGCAGTTCGGACTTGCTCTTGGTCCAGTCGTGCGAGTGGCGTTCGCCGGCGGCGACCAGCCGGGCGACGGGGCCGCGGGCGACCGAGCGCGAAGACTGCACCAGCATCTGCAGGTCGTAGCGGTCGGCGAAGCGCCACATCAATTGGCGTACGTCGTCACCGGGAAGGGTGCGCAGGGTTTCCGGTTTGGGCTTCACGGCAGAGGTAGCCATGTGCAGGTCCTTTCGCGAGGCTTCCCATTCTGGAATCTGACCGCACTTGCGTCTGTGATATACGGCACAGGCTGGCGTGACATGGGCACAATCCGGGCATCGCTGATTGCCGATTGTGTGCCTGAAGCGAGCGCGCGTGATTCGGCGGGGTCGGAAGCGAGTTTACGACGCTGAGCAGCGCTTCGGGAGACAACGAAACACCGACAAATCCAGCCCGCCCTGTCGGCTCACTTTGGGTCATTTTGGCAGCAGTTCACGGGCAGGAGGCGGGAGATGTGCTGCGTTATAGCGATGCAAGAGGAGAAGAGCGCAGCCGCGCCAGCTTCGCGGCGGACGGCCCCGGGCCAAGGCACGTGATGCAGGTCACACTGCGGGCGAGGTAAGGGAGGTACGCTCTGGAGGAAGCAATTGCAGTCCGGACCCAAGCATTGTCCGGAGGCAGGCATGACAATTGCAGTTTACGTCGGCATTTATCTTGGCTTGCTGATCTTTCTCGCCGGATGCGTTCACCGCGTGATGCAGTATGCCCGAGCGCCGATCCACCTGCGCTGGGAGTTGTATCCGGTTCCGCATGAGGACCCCAAACTCGCCGCGCACGGGGGTTCCTCGTTCGAAACCAGCAACCGGTGGACCAGGCCGCCACACTTCAACTGGCGCGGCGAGCTGCGCGCCACGCTTCCGGAAATCGCCTTCCTGAAAGGATTGTGGGAATACAACCGCCGGCTGTGGTACGCGTCGTTCCTGTTCCATGCCGGCCTCTACCTGACGATCGCCACGGGGTTGCTGATCGCCGCAGCGGCGTCGTTGGGCTTGCATGCGAGCTTGGTTTTCTGGATGCGCGGCTTGTATCGCGCCACGGCTTACGCCGGCGTGGTGTTGACGTTGTGCGGAGCGGTAGCGCTCTTGTTCCACCGGCTTACCGACCCTGAACTGAAGAACTACACCAGCGCGGCCGACATTTTCAATTTGCACTTTTTCATCTTGACGTACGGGCTGGTCGCCGCGGGATATCTGGTTCGCAGCGAAGGGACAGCCAATGCCAGCGCGCTCTTGCGGGGACTGGTAACGTTCGACACTTCGCTGGCCATCAGCACCGGCTTCGCGGCCGGTCTGCTGCTGGCCTCGGCGCTGGTTGCCTACATCCCGTTCACGCACATGGCGCACTTCATCGCGAAGTACTTCACCTACCACGGCGTGCGCTGGGATGACCGAGCCAACTTGCGCGGCGGGCGGGTGGAAGCGAAAGTCGCCGAGTACCTGGC is drawn from Terriglobia bacterium and contains these coding sequences:
- a CDS encoding respiratory nitrate reductase subunit gamma; this encodes MTIAVYVGIYLGLLIFLAGCVHRVMQYARAPIHLRWELYPVPHEDPKLAAHGGSSFETSNRWTRPPHFNWRGELRATLPEIAFLKGLWEYNRRLWYASFLFHAGLYLTIATGLLIAAAASLGLHASLVFWMRGLYRATAYAGVVLTLCGAVALLFHRLTDPELKNYTSAADIFNLHFFILTYGLVAAGYLVRSEGTANASALLRGLVTFDTSLAISTGFAAGLLLASALVAYIPFTHMAHFIAKYFTYHGVRWDDRANLRGGRVEAKVAEYLASKPTWAAAHIGADGQKTWAEIVAANPAQEVRK